A window of the Natronomonas salina genome harbors these coding sequences:
- a CDS encoding TRAP transporter permease encodes MPDDPANTTDEMSAEDPDKVLEEIERKRSLTGATLVALAAVGITFSLFQIWLAARGFIFEVNLPVSFTFSVLGQTVTVPETIRIGSLQNLQVRAIHVNFALIMAFLLYPTSDGHGVVARNLGRIPIAVRDRLGDHPVTRGTETLQDAVRWLFVDESLDRVTPVDLVLIALSLAPTIYYLTEFDGEITNVIRLFGLRQAAPLGEVYPVLEPIAVGPLATRPFAYLVAVLAILLVLEATRRALGLLLTGLVTLFILYGRFGYLIPRDAPGVGLLATSELRWDQVVQNLWYTVEGILGIPVAVSVQFIYIFILFGAFLEMSGAGKWFIDLAYSLTGTRTGGPAKASVVSSGFMGMISGSSVANTVTTGALTIPLMKRSGYSPEFSGAVESSVSSGGQILPPVMGAAAFLIVEYLAIPYRTVIIAATLPAIAFFFGMWMMVHLEAAKHGIGGLDRSELLDITPHMKHGWFYLVPLGLLLYYIIIAQRSIGRAGWLTIVATVALIALVSAYNRKTGPVLAGGVGGLFVATAVTHYLAGASVIGFLLGDGGAGLAPAAALRAALSQLDLIIAAVSIPVLLARPRGDSPLLELDDTVTDAAAAIDDHVRSDFATSRAGTFGTFVLKSLDNGARTATVVVVAVAAAGIIPGIINITGLGGSLRSLIVSVAGDSLVVLLLLTGVAAIIVGMGMPTTVMYIIIITLLSPTLPEFGVAMIGAHLFVLYLGLMADVTPPVAVAAYAASGIAKSDAFETGRQAFLLSLNKIMVPFAFIFAPGIMLIRVDSVQDFAVLTASDVADVGYFLPEVVVPILGMFAGVYALGPAIIGYYRTYVSRAERVAFTLAALFLSVPGVLLMPAETVVGMVGIQATLYTVPIDVAVRVAGAVLLGGLVVKNRRRADEEVESPADSSVPAT; translated from the coding sequence ATGCCAGACGACCCCGCGAATACGACGGACGAGATGAGCGCCGAGGACCCGGACAAGGTCCTCGAGGAGATCGAACGGAAGCGGTCGCTGACGGGCGCGACCCTCGTCGCACTCGCGGCCGTCGGCATCACCTTCTCGCTGTTCCAGATATGGCTCGCCGCCCGCGGGTTCATCTTCGAGGTGAACCTGCCGGTGTCCTTCACGTTCAGCGTACTGGGACAGACGGTGACCGTCCCGGAGACGATACGGATCGGGTCCCTCCAGAACCTGCAGGTCCGGGCCATCCACGTCAACTTCGCGCTGATAATGGCGTTCCTGCTGTATCCGACGTCCGACGGCCACGGCGTCGTGGCGCGGAACCTCGGACGGATCCCGATCGCGGTCCGCGACCGGCTGGGTGACCATCCGGTCACCCGCGGGACGGAGACCCTCCAGGACGCCGTCCGGTGGCTGTTCGTCGACGAGTCGCTCGACCGGGTGACGCCCGTCGACCTCGTCCTCATCGCCCTGTCGCTCGCGCCGACCATCTACTACCTGACCGAGTTCGACGGGGAGATCACGAACGTCATCCGGCTGTTCGGCCTCCGGCAGGCCGCGCCGCTCGGGGAGGTCTACCCCGTCCTGGAACCCATCGCGGTGGGGCCGCTGGCGACGCGGCCCTTCGCGTACCTGGTGGCCGTCCTCGCCATCCTGCTGGTCCTGGAGGCCACCCGGCGAGCGCTGGGCCTCCTGTTGACGGGGCTCGTGACCCTGTTCATCCTCTACGGTCGGTTCGGGTACCTCATCCCCCGCGACGCGCCCGGCGTCGGCCTGCTGGCGACCAGCGAACTCCGCTGGGACCAGGTCGTCCAGAACCTCTGGTACACCGTCGAGGGCATCCTGGGGATCCCGGTGGCGGTCAGCGTCCAGTTCATCTACATCTTCATCCTCTTCGGCGCGTTCCTGGAGATGTCGGGGGCGGGCAAGTGGTTCATCGACCTCGCGTACTCGCTGACCGGCACCCGCACCGGCGGCCCGGCGAAGGCCAGCGTCGTCTCCTCCGGGTTCATGGGGATGATCTCCGGGTCCTCGGTCGCCAACACGGTCACGACCGGCGCGCTGACCATCCCGCTGATGAAGCGGTCGGGCTACTCGCCGGAGTTCTCCGGCGCCGTCGAGTCCTCCGTCTCTTCGGGCGGCCAGATCCTCCCGCCGGTCATGGGCGCGGCGGCGTTCCTCATCGTCGAGTACCTCGCCATCCCCTACCGGACGGTCATCATCGCCGCGACGCTGCCAGCCATCGCCTTCTTCTTCGGGATGTGGATGATGGTCCACCTCGAGGCCGCCAAGCACGGCATCGGCGGGCTCGACCGCTCGGAACTGCTCGACATCACGCCGCACATGAAACACGGGTGGTTCTACCTCGTGCCGCTGGGGCTGCTGCTGTACTACATCATCATCGCCCAGCGCTCGATCGGTCGCGCCGGCTGGCTCACCATCGTCGCGACCGTCGCGCTCATCGCGCTCGTCTCGGCGTACAACCGAAAGACCGGGCCGGTACTGGCCGGCGGGGTCGGCGGGCTGTTCGTCGCGACGGCGGTCACCCACTACCTCGCGGGCGCGTCGGTGATCGGGTTCCTCCTCGGCGACGGCGGCGCCGGCCTCGCACCGGCGGCCGCCCTCCGCGCGGCGCTCTCCCAGCTCGATCTCATCATCGCGGCCGTCTCCATCCCCGTGCTGCTGGCGCGACCGCGCGGCGACTCGCCGCTGCTGGAGCTGGACGACACGGTGACCGACGCCGCCGCAGCCATCGACGACCACGTCCGGAGCGACTTCGCGACGAGCCGGGCCGGCACCTTCGGGACGTTCGTCCTGAAGTCCCTCGACAACGGCGCCCGGACGGCGACGGTCGTCGTCGTGGCGGTCGCCGCGGCCGGCATCATCCCCGGCATCATCAACATCACCGGGCTCGGCGGGAGCCTCCGGTCGCTCATCGTCTCGGTCGCCGGCGACTCGCTCGTCGTCCTGCTGCTGCTGACCGGGGTCGCGGCCATCATCGTCGGCATGGGGATGCCGACCACCGTGATGTACATCATCATCATCACGCTGCTCAGCCCGACGCTCCCCGAGTTCGGCGTCGCGATGATCGGGGCGCACCTCTTCGTCCTCTACCTCGGCCTGATGGCCGACGTGACGCCGCCGGTCGCCGTCGCGGCCTACGCCGCCTCCGGGATCGCGAAGTCCGACGCCTTCGAGACGGGGAGACAGGCGTTCCTGCTGTCTCTCAACAAGATCATGGTGCCGTTCGCGTTCATCTTCGCGCCCGGCATCATGCTCATCCGCGTCGACTCCGTCCAGGACTTCGCCGTGCTGACGGCGTCCGACGTCGCCGACGTCGGCTACTTCCTCCCGGAGGTGGTCGTGCCCATCCTCGGGATGTTCGCCGGCGTCTACGCGCTCGGGCCGGCCATCATCGGCTACTACCGGACGTACGTCAGCCGCGCGGAGCGGGTCGCGTTCACCCTCGCCGCGCTGTTCCTCTCGGTCCCGGGGGTGCTCCTCATGCCGGCCGAGACCGTCGTCGGGATGGTCGGCATCCAGGCGACGCTGTACACGGTCCCCATCGACGTGGCCGTCCGCGTCGCGGGTGCGGTCCTGCTCGGCGGACTCGTCGTCAAGAACCGGCGCCGGGCCGACGAGGAGGTCGAGAGCCCGGCTGATTCGTCCGTGCCGGCGACCTGA
- a CDS encoding MFS transporter: MSNAESSSGPAVASERARWGLLAGASLMSAALGAYELVPASVTPLIRASLGVGPSRAGLLVSVMFGTAVVASIPAGVALDRTNSRYAVAAAVGLLVVAGAWGWRAATAGAFWSLVGSRVLGGVAYVVVWNAGIDIVGRSFEAARQGTAVATFTASGPVGFAVGQATGPVVADAFGWPAIFPAYTAVACVGLAAFWLPSRGSGRATGTRAPTRSDLGGVVTSRRVWIVGLLGFLGYSVYLFVNSWAPSYLTEQLGLSLGRSGALVALFPAVGVLARVTGGLLSDTLFDGRRRPVVLLSFLVAAPVVAGFTLLRTVPVVVAALLVAGFAVQLCLGLVFAYVRELVDPAVAATAVAFLTSVGLAGAFVAPIAGGSLVAAAGYGVAFAVAGGLGALGALLAWYAPEPDK, translated from the coding sequence GTGTCGAACGCCGAGTCGTCGTCCGGGCCGGCCGTCGCGAGCGAGCGAGCGCGGTGGGGACTGCTCGCGGGCGCGAGCCTCATGTCCGCCGCGCTCGGCGCCTACGAACTCGTCCCGGCGAGCGTCACGCCCCTGATACGCGCCTCCCTCGGCGTCGGACCTTCCCGGGCGGGCCTCCTCGTCAGCGTGATGTTCGGGACGGCGGTGGTCGCCAGCATCCCCGCCGGCGTCGCCCTCGACCGGACGAACTCCCGGTACGCCGTCGCGGCGGCGGTCGGCCTGCTGGTCGTCGCGGGCGCGTGGGGCTGGCGGGCCGCCACCGCCGGCGCCTTCTGGTCGCTGGTCGGTTCCCGCGTCCTCGGCGGCGTCGCCTACGTCGTCGTCTGGAACGCCGGCATCGACATCGTCGGCCGGTCCTTCGAGGCCGCCCGCCAGGGGACGGCCGTGGCGACGTTCACCGCCAGCGGCCCCGTCGGGTTCGCCGTCGGGCAGGCGACCGGACCGGTCGTCGCCGACGCCTTCGGCTGGCCGGCCATCTTCCCGGCGTACACCGCCGTCGCCTGCGTCGGCCTCGCGGCGTTCTGGCTGCCGAGCCGCGGCAGCGGGCGCGCCACCGGGACGCGGGCGCCCACCCGCTCGGACCTCGGCGGCGTGGTCACCAGCCGACGGGTCTGGATCGTCGGCCTCCTGGGGTTCCTCGGCTACTCGGTGTACCTGTTCGTCAACAGCTGGGCGCCGTCGTACCTCACCGAACAGCTGGGCCTCTCGCTGGGCCGCAGCGGCGCGCTCGTCGCGCTGTTCCCCGCCGTCGGCGTGCTGGCCCGGGTGACCGGCGGCCTCCTCTCGGACACCCTCTTCGACGGCCGGCGCCGGCCCGTCGTCCTGCTGTCGTTCCTCGTCGCCGCCCCGGTCGTCGCCGGGTTCACGCTGCTCCGGACCGTCCCAGTCGTCGTCGCGGCGCTGCTCGTCGCCGGCTTCGCGGTCCAGCTCTGCCTCGGGCTCGTCTTCGCCTACGTCCGCGAACTCGTCGACCCGGCCGTCGCCGCCACGGCCGTCGCCTTCCTGACGAGCGTCGGCCTCGCGGGCGCGTTCGTCGCGCCCATCGCGGGCGGGAGTCTCGTCGCAGCGGCGGGGTACGGCGTCGCCTTCGCCGTCGCCGGCGGACTCGGCGCCCTCGGGGCGCTCCTGGCGTGGTACGCCCCCGAGCCCGACAAATAG
- a CDS encoding PAS domain-containing sensor histidine kinase encodes MEDAASVRLLVAGTDRQRASAVAGAIEASGERFEVRTAASDGVREALTAFDADCVAGDAADAAAILDILAAERPELPVVLFYGASRAADGDATAADAGGQVVDVVRVPDVTSGAADPGGSGATADGAVADLLDSVESAVDRRDRKWYRSLLDSTSDVIAVLGSGGEFQYVNRTVEPMLGYEPAELVGRSAFEFIHEDDREAVLERFFDFTAERGPANPTETFRIEDADGRWRYVESTGQSRFSDDGMEGYVICAREVSERRRREQELARFETIVETAPVGLFVLDEDGVITWANRDYAETLAIPRAELVGTPFPDLVAAGYYDESVPEEYLEAARTLLSSGNDVDEVSYPVETYRGEGEPRLHDAHITLLPLEDGEFRGTVVAYRDVTKQREYEAELERQNERLDRFASTVSHDLRNPLSVAKGRVQLARETGDLEHLDHVAEAHDRMESLVEGLLSLARDEGRGDESEPVSLAETAASAWESIDDAAASLSTAADVTVVADPSRLRQLFENLFRNSVEHGAVDGEPVSVTVGPLDDREGFYVADDGRGIPPADRDRVFDHGYTTVESGTGFGLGIVRTVAEDHGWTVSLAESDGGGARFEVETGGDSGADPFER; translated from the coding sequence ATGGAGGACGCCGCGTCGGTCCGACTGCTGGTCGCGGGAACGGACCGCCAGCGCGCGTCCGCGGTCGCCGGGGCCATCGAGGCGTCCGGCGAGCGGTTCGAGGTGCGGACCGCGGCGTCGGACGGCGTCCGCGAGGCGCTGACGGCCTTCGACGCGGACTGCGTGGCGGGCGACGCCGCCGACGCAGCAGCGATTCTAGATATCCTCGCCGCGGAGCGGCCGGAACTGCCGGTCGTGCTGTTCTACGGGGCGAGCAGGGCGGCGGACGGCGACGCCACGGCGGCCGACGCCGGGGGACAGGTCGTCGACGTCGTTCGCGTGCCCGACGTCACGTCCGGGGCCGCCGACCCCGGCGGGTCTGGTGCCACGGCGGACGGCGCCGTGGCGGACCTCCTCGACAGCGTCGAGTCGGCGGTCGACCGGCGGGACCGGAAGTGGTACCGGTCGCTGCTCGACTCCACGTCCGACGTCATCGCGGTGCTCGGCTCCGGCGGCGAGTTCCAGTACGTCAACCGGACCGTCGAGCCGATGCTCGGCTACGAGCCCGCGGAGCTGGTGGGGCGTTCGGCCTTCGAGTTCATCCACGAGGACGACCGGGAGGCCGTCCTCGAGCGGTTCTTCGACTTCACCGCAGAGCGGGGGCCGGCGAACCCGACGGAGACGTTCCGGATCGAGGACGCCGACGGTCGCTGGCGGTACGTCGAGAGCACCGGCCAGAGCCGGTTCAGCGACGACGGGATGGAGGGGTACGTCATCTGCGCCCGCGAGGTCTCCGAGCGCCGCCGCCGCGAACAGGAGCTGGCGCGGTTCGAGACCATCGTCGAGACGGCGCCGGTCGGGCTGTTCGTCCTCGACGAGGACGGCGTCATCACGTGGGCCAACCGGGACTACGCCGAGACCCTGGCCATCCCCAGGGCGGAGCTCGTCGGCACGCCGTTCCCCGACCTCGTCGCGGCGGGGTACTACGACGAGTCGGTCCCCGAGGAGTACCTCGAGGCGGCCCGGACGCTCCTCTCCAGCGGGAACGACGTGGACGAGGTCTCCTACCCCGTCGAGACGTACCGCGGCGAGGGCGAGCCGCGGCTCCACGACGCCCACATCACCCTGCTCCCGCTGGAGGACGGGGAGTTCCGCGGCACGGTCGTCGCCTACCGCGACGTGACGAAGCAGCGGGAGTACGAGGCCGAACTCGAGCGGCAGAACGAGCGGCTCGACCGCTTCGCGTCGACGGTGAGCCACGACCTCCGGAACCCGCTGTCGGTCGCGAAGGGCCGGGTCCAGTTGGCCCGCGAGACGGGCGACCTCGAGCACCTCGACCACGTCGCGGAGGCCCACGACCGCATGGAGTCGCTGGTCGAGGGGCTGCTGTCGCTCGCACGCGACGAGGGGCGCGGCGACGAGTCAGAGCCGGTGTCGCTGGCGGAGACCGCAGCGAGCGCGTGGGAGTCGATCGACGACGCGGCGGCGTCGCTGTCGACCGCCGCCGACGTCACGGTCGTCGCCGACCCGAGCCGCCTCCGACAGCTCTTCGAGAACCTCTTCCGCAACTCGGTCGAACACGGCGCCGTCGACGGCGAACCGGTCTCGGTCACCGTCGGCCCGCTCGACGACCGCGAGGGCTTCTACGTCGCCGACGACGGCCGCGGCATCCCGCCGGCGGACCGCGACCGCGTCTTCGACCACGGCTACACGACGGTCGAGAGCGGCACCGGGTTCGGCCTCGGCATCGTCCGGACCGTCGCCGAGGACCACGGCTGGACGGTGTCGTTGGCCGAGAGCGACGGCGGCGGCGCCCGGTTCGAGGTCGAGACGGGCGGCGACAGCGGGGCCGATCCCTTCGAGCGGTGA
- a CDS encoding DUF1850 domain-containing protein — translation MTRRAWLVIAVVIVCAGVLTTGAVTVAATETVLVVTDDEGEELLVTPVAEDDEIIVEYTHSVEKTLVRDVYVAEDGQLVMTRMEFSSYGAGLPSTVNVTEVDGRYVYYPPERGYDPLRVTTGHVADHDLVVGDERYDIAEIADGGTVELRIETRFRL, via the coding sequence GTGACCCGCCGGGCGTGGCTCGTCATCGCGGTCGTGATCGTCTGCGCCGGCGTCCTCACGACCGGGGCCGTGACGGTCGCGGCGACCGAGACCGTCCTCGTGGTCACGGACGACGAGGGAGAAGAACTGCTGGTCACGCCCGTCGCTGAGGACGACGAGATAATCGTCGAGTACACCCACAGCGTCGAGAAGACGCTCGTACGAGACGTCTACGTCGCCGAAGACGGACAGCTGGTGATGACCCGGATGGAGTTCAGCTCCTACGGCGCCGGACTACCGTCGACGGTGAACGTCACCGAGGTCGACGGGCGGTACGTCTACTACCCACCCGAGCGGGGCTACGACCCGCTGCGGGTCACCACCGGCCACGTCGCCGACCACGACCTCGTCGTCGGTGACGAGCGCTACGACATCGCCGAGATCGCCGACGGCGGTACCGTCGAACTACGCATCGAGACGCGGTTCAGACTCTGA
- a CDS encoding CNNM domain-containing protein — protein sequence MTPLEVSFRLVAGTLLILANGFFVAIEFGLTRARQYTESEFLGESGGSGGLRRAWEMTSDLELYLTTCQVGITASSIAVGIVAEPALAALFEPLFAGSRLATVGGGAVLAFLVINLVHLTHGEQTPTYLGVERSRTVCRYGAPPLYWFYRLISPIITFGDWIAKLTLKLFGVEMTGAWLETEEDVIESRADLRNRLGSALEESDLSEERHEEVMNALAIGEQPIREVLIPADDVVALSTADDAEENLRRMETHPHTRYPLVGEELTDFRGIVYSPVLAQYREELASGDIDFEELAAPPMTLSPDVDVSDAVDQFQAENQELALVIEDGEVVGMVTVTDLFEAVMGDIEDPIDK from the coding sequence ATGACACCCCTGGAGGTATCCTTCCGGCTCGTCGCCGGGACGCTGCTCATCCTCGCGAACGGGTTCTTCGTCGCCATCGAGTTCGGGCTGACGCGGGCCCGACAGTACACCGAGTCGGAGTTCCTCGGCGAGAGCGGCGGGTCCGGCGGGCTGCGGCGGGCCTGGGAGATGACCAGCGACCTGGAGCTGTACCTCACGACCTGCCAGGTCGGCATCACGGCCTCGAGCATCGCGGTCGGTATCGTCGCCGAGCCGGCGCTGGCAGCGCTGTTCGAGCCCCTGTTCGCGGGCAGCCGCCTGGCGACCGTCGGCGGCGGCGCCGTCCTGGCGTTCCTCGTCATCAACCTCGTCCACCTGACCCACGGCGAGCAGACGCCGACGTACCTCGGCGTCGAGCGCTCCCGGACGGTGTGCCGGTACGGCGCGCCGCCGCTGTACTGGTTCTACCGGCTGATCTCGCCGATCATCACGTTCGGGGACTGGATCGCCAAGCTGACGCTGAAGCTGTTCGGCGTCGAGATGACCGGCGCGTGGCTCGAGACCGAGGAGGACGTCATCGAGTCGCGGGCCGACCTGCGCAACCGGCTCGGCTCCGCCCTCGAGGAGAGCGACCTCTCAGAGGAGCGCCACGAGGAGGTGATGAACGCCCTCGCGATCGGCGAGCAGCCGATCCGGGAGGTGCTGATTCCCGCCGACGACGTCGTCGCGCTGTCGACGGCCGACGACGCGGAGGAGAACCTCCGTCGGATGGAGACCCACCCCCACACCCGCTACCCCCTCGTCGGCGAGGAACTGACGGACTTCCGCGGCATCGTCTACTCGCCCGTCCTGGCCCAGTACCGCGAGGAGCTCGCGTCGGGCGATATCGACTTCGAGGAGCTGGCGGCCCCGCCGATGACGCTGTCGCCGGACGTCGACGTCAGCGACGCCGTCGACCAGTTCCAGGCGGAGAACCAGGAGCTCGCGCTCGTCATCGAGGACGGCGAGGTCGTCGGGATGGTGACCGTCACCGACCTGTTCGAGGCGGTCATGGGCGACATCGAGGACCCCATCGACAAGTGA
- a CDS encoding putative quinol monooxygenase has protein sequence MIVMHATLPVDPDDREAALDLARDLAEASREEPGVVDYRVATDADDPDTVRIFEQYEDGDAVEAHMNSDHFQSFQGEIAAHLAGEPTLYRFDVESKTQVM, from the coding sequence ATGATAGTGATGCACGCGACGCTGCCCGTCGACCCCGACGACCGAGAGGCCGCCCTCGACCTCGCCCGCGACCTCGCCGAGGCCTCCCGCGAGGAGCCGGGCGTCGTCGACTACCGCGTGGCCACGGACGCGGACGACCCCGACACCGTCCGCATCTTCGAGCAGTACGAGGACGGCGACGCCGTCGAGGCGCACATGAACAGCGACCACTTCCAGTCCTTCCAGGGCGAGATCGCCGCCCACCTCGCCGGCGAACCCACGCTGTACCGCTTCGACGTCGAGTCGAAGACGCAGGTGATGTGA
- the mutS gene encoding DNA mismatch repair protein MutS: MASGIVGEYLALKEDSEADLLAMQMGDFYEFFGEDAVTVGEELDLKVSERSAGGETYEMAGVPVDDVTPYLTALVERGYRVAVADQRDEDGDTTRELTRLVTPGTLLETDDEDAQYLAAVVESGGRGDEYGLAFCDVTTGAFRTTAVSGTDAVGRALTELYRFAPVEILPGPEVRTDDDLLGRLRERVDARLTLHDTEAFAPGRARHALREQFGDAVDTVGLESDAAVAAAGAVVDYVAETGVGALASITRLQAYAPDDHVALDATTQRNLELTETMTGQGRSLFETVDHTGTSAGGRLLREWLTRPLRQRGELRRRQSAVAALADDALVREGLRELLADAYDLERVASRAVSGSADADALLRARETLALVPELAERIDGSPRLADSPVTDLLADLDSEGIAAIREELAALADDPPKTLHEGGLIERGYDDELDDLVERHEAAVEWFETLAEREKREHGLSHVTVDRNKTDGYYVQVGKSAADGVPDHYENVKTLKSSERYVFDELREKEREVLRLEEERGDREYEAFRRLRESVADRAELLQRVGRTLAELDVFCSLATHAAKQGWTRPELTDERVLDVTAGRHPVVETDVEFVPNDLLLDGAAAAGQERGAGGHAADDRRFLLVTGPNMSGKSTYMRQAALITLLAQVGSFVPADDATVGLVDAIYTRVGALDELAQGRSTFMVEMQELSNILHSATEDSLVVLDEVGRGTATYDGISIAWAATEYVANSVGARTLFATHYHELTQLADELPGVANVHVAAEERDGEVTFLRTVEEGPTDRSYGVHVADLAGVPDPVVDRARDVLDRLREDKALDVRGGSGGTKQAVFDLGSGQFRGTASSDGGEKEPLDPATESVLEELHDTDVNEVPPVELLSRVQEWQRRLDE, translated from the coding sequence ATGGCCTCCGGCATCGTCGGCGAGTACCTCGCGCTCAAGGAAGACAGCGAGGCGGACCTGCTGGCGATGCAGATGGGCGACTTCTACGAGTTCTTCGGCGAGGACGCCGTCACCGTCGGCGAAGAGTTGGACCTGAAGGTCTCCGAGCGGTCGGCCGGCGGCGAGACCTACGAGATGGCCGGCGTCCCGGTCGACGACGTCACGCCGTACCTGACGGCTCTGGTCGAGCGCGGCTACCGCGTCGCCGTCGCCGACCAGCGCGACGAAGACGGCGACACGACCCGCGAACTCACCCGGCTCGTCACGCCCGGAACGCTGCTGGAGACCGACGACGAGGACGCGCAGTACCTGGCCGCCGTCGTCGAGAGCGGCGGCCGCGGCGACGAGTACGGCCTCGCGTTCTGCGACGTCACGACCGGCGCGTTCCGGACGACCGCCGTCTCGGGAACCGACGCGGTCGGGCGCGCGCTGACGGAGCTGTACCGGTTCGCGCCGGTCGAGATACTGCCCGGCCCCGAGGTGCGCACCGACGACGACCTGCTCGGGCGGCTGCGCGAGCGCGTCGACGCGAGGCTAACGCTGCACGACACCGAGGCCTTCGCGCCCGGCCGCGCCCGCCACGCGCTCCGCGAGCAGTTCGGCGACGCGGTCGACACCGTCGGCCTCGAGAGCGACGCCGCGGTGGCCGCCGCCGGCGCCGTCGTCGACTACGTCGCCGAGACGGGCGTCGGCGCGCTGGCCTCGATCACGCGGCTGCAGGCGTACGCGCCGGACGACCACGTCGCGCTGGACGCCACCACCCAGCGCAACCTCGAGTTGACCGAGACGATGACCGGGCAGGGTCGGAGCCTCTTCGAGACGGTCGACCACACCGGGACGAGCGCCGGCGGCCGGCTGCTCCGCGAGTGGCTGACGCGACCGCTGCGGCAGCGCGGCGAGCTCCGGCGGCGGCAGTCGGCCGTCGCGGCGCTGGCCGACGACGCGCTCGTTCGCGAGGGGCTGCGCGAGCTGCTCGCCGACGCCTACGACCTTGAGCGGGTGGCGAGCCGCGCCGTCTCGGGCAGCGCCGACGCCGACGCGCTGCTTCGAGCCCGCGAGACGCTCGCGCTCGTCCCCGAACTCGCCGAGCGGATTGATGGGTCGCCGCGGCTGGCCGACTCGCCGGTGACGGACCTGCTGGCCGACCTGGACAGCGAGGGGATCGCCGCCATCCGAGAAGAACTGGCGGCGCTCGCCGACGACCCGCCGAAGACGCTCCACGAGGGCGGCCTCATCGAGCGCGGGTACGACGACGAGCTGGACGACCTCGTCGAACGCCACGAGGCCGCCGTCGAGTGGTTCGAGACGCTCGCCGAGCGCGAAAAGCGCGAGCACGGCCTCTCGCACGTCACCGTCGACCGGAACAAGACCGACGGCTACTACGTCCAGGTCGGCAAGTCCGCGGCCGACGGCGTGCCGGACCACTACGAGAACGTCAAGACGCTGAAGAGCTCCGAGCGGTACGTCTTCGACGAGCTCCGCGAGAAGGAACGCGAGGTGCTGCGACTCGAGGAGGAGCGCGGCGACCGCGAGTACGAGGCGTTCCGCCGGCTCCGGGAGTCGGTCGCCGACCGCGCCGAGTTGCTCCAGCGGGTCGGCCGCACGCTGGCCGAACTGGACGTGTTCTGCTCGCTGGCGACCCACGCGGCGAAGCAGGGGTGGACACGACCGGAGCTGACCGACGAGCGGGTCCTTGACGTGACGGCCGGCCGCCACCCCGTCGTCGAGACGGACGTGGAGTTCGTCCCGAACGACCTCCTGCTCGACGGGGCGGCTGCCGCCGGTCAGGAACGGGGCGCCGGCGGGCACGCGGCCGACGACCGCCGGTTCCTGCTCGTCACCGGCCCCAACATGTCCGGGAAGTCGACGTACATGCGCCAGGCGGCGCTGATCACGCTGCTGGCGCAGGTCGGCAGCTTCGTGCCCGCCGACGACGCGACCGTGGGGCTCGTCGACGCCATCTACACCCGCGTGGGCGCCCTCGACGAACTCGCGCAGGGCCGCTCGACGTTCATGGTCGAGATGCAGGAGCTGAGCAACATCCTCCACAGCGCGACCGAGGACTCCCTCGTGGTGCTCGACGAGGTGGGCCGGGGGACGGCCACCTACGACGGCATCTCCATCGCCTGGGCCGCCACCGAGTACGTCGCCAACAGCGTCGGCGCGCGCACGCTGTTCGCGACCCACTACCACGAGCTGACCCAGCTGGCCGACGAGCTCCCCGGCGTCGCCAACGTCCACGTCGCGGCGGAGGAGCGCGACGGGGAGGTGACCTTCCTCCGGACCGTCGAGGAGGGCCCCACGGACCGCTCCTACGGCGTCCACGTCGCCGACCTCGCCGGCGTCCCCGACCCGGTCGTCGACCGCGCGCGGGACGTCCTCGACCGGCTGCGCGAGGACAAGGCCCTGGACGTCCGCGGCGGCTCGGGCGGCACGAAGCAGGCCGTCTTCGACCTCGGGTCGGGGCAGTTCAGGGGGACGGCCTCCTCTGACGGAGGAGAGAAAGAACCGCTCGACCCGGCCACCGAATCGGTCCTCGAGGAGCTCCACGACACCGACGTGAACGAGGTTCCGCCAGTCGAGCTGCTGAGCCGCGTCCAGGAGTGGCAGCGACGGCTGGACGAGTAG